AAAATTGACCAATTTTAATAGCCTATCTTTTACACCTGCATTTTTTGTCACGAAGTATACTTCTTTTGAATAGGCTAAGATTTTTTGGATTTTATGCTCAAACATATCGTCCGTATAATTCCCGCACTCTACCTCTATGTGAAATTCCAGCCCTCCTTCTTGGGCTAATACATCACAGATGGAATCTCCTATAGGAGTTTTTACGCGGACTTCTCTACTTGTCTTAAACCCAACTTCCTTTAGCCTGGTTTCAACCTGTTCAATCATTGCTCCATGTTCAGGACTTTTTGCTTGCTCTACATAATCATAGTATTTTGATTTTCTTGGGGGTTTATTAGGCAATCCTTTTTCCTCGAGGATGTCCTGGTAATACTTTTCTCCCCGTGTGGAAAGTAAAAAGATATTCGGTGAGCGCCCCGTCCCTATGGAAATCTTGTCTTGCATTTGGTGCAAGACTGCCTTTTTTTCTAATTCATTAAAATCTTTATGCAGCTTCATTTGGCCTTGAATTACTCCCGCAAGTTGCAGCATTTCTGTAATATCCTTTATTAGAAAGTCGCCTGTTTCACCAATCGCCTGCACAATCTCTTTCTGGACATCTGTCAAAGAGCTTTTTGCATGGCCCCCAGTAACAGAAATCGCTGGTGCGCTGTTTTGCACGCGAGGAGGAATTGTTGACTCACCTGCCTCTAGGCAAGGAACCTCAGGGGGGGCTTCCGTCTTTTCCTCAGACGCTATTTCTTCAATCATTCCTGTATTTTCGTTGCGTTTCATTGCTAACAATTCCTCATACGATATAGGCCCTTTTTCTTGTTGTTTATTTCCAGCGCTTTCTTCTCGTGTTTCTTGAAGAGATGCTTCTTTTATGGATTCTATTTCCACTTTCAAGGTACCAACATGATTTTCCAACTCATGGATAATATGATGGCGGCTCATAATTTTAGCTTGATGGGTCATAATGATAAATAACCCTTTTTTCTTGGCACTCCAATTATTTTTATCCTTATCCTGGATTCTCTCCCAATCGTCTCCCAACGCTTGGTTTAGAATGTCATTTATTGCCGCTTTGTATTCAGAAAGCTCCTCTGTTTTTTTCTCAGCAATCTCTTTTTGAGTTTCATATAATGATTCCATATAGGAATTGGCACTAGACAGTGTTTGAATTCGTTCTTCTGCTGCGCGTAATTGCATGAGTAATACTGTATCATTCACAACCTTTTCCTCCGTTTTTCAAACTATTTCTCTCTTTTAGTATACGGAGATTTGTTGTTTTATTTCTCGAAGCTTATAAAGAAAAGCAAGCTCGCATAAAAGCGGTAGCCTGCTCTTCTTTATTTTGCTTCTTTCTATTGTGCTGGAAAGTAATTTTTCATCAGATTGACCAATTTCCTGGTTAATGTCCCAACATCTTTTACTAAGAGATTCTGTTGATAACAAGCTTTCACCGATTCAATACCAGCATCATCCAACCCCACTCCAATGACCTGAATGTTACTTTCTTTGGAAAGAGCTGTACTTTGGTATCGTACATCGGCAGTCGAGTTGTATCTTGTACCAAACGCATCTAAATGATTGGGACTTCCGTCAGACAAAACAACAAGGATATTTTGTTCGCTGGGAGAGTTTTGGCTAATATAATCGTTAACCCAACGCAACGCGCATCCATCCCTATTGCATCCATCTGCATCTTCGGACACTCGTGCTACATTCGCATAGTCCGAAAGGTAATTTTTCCGAAACGATTTATACAGAACGAGATTAATAGCTGATCTCCCATCGGGCGCGGAATGACCAATAATCGATATTGGTATTTCTGCTCGACGAAAGCATTCTGCTAAGACGACCGCAGCTTCTTTGGCAAATTGAATTCTACTCCCCCACATAGATCCTGACATGTCCAGTAACAGCGTAACCGCAACATCTAAATCATCTGAAAAATCGAGTGCTTTAGCAAATAACTCTTTTCGTTGTCCTCGAGCTACTTGTTTAAGGTTTAATTTTGCCCCGGTATTTACATTCATCCACTCATCTCTTTGTTGACGAATGGAATTTTTTAAATCCTTTGAGGTGGACACGATTAACCCCTTCTTGCTTTCTACGACCCGATTATATTCTGTAATATTGCGGCTTTTGATTTCAATTAGATTGCAATGAATTCCCTGATGAATTCCCCAACTTGTTGGCGCCTGAGAAACCGGTACCGATTCGGTTCGCATTTTCATCTCTTTTTCGACTTTTTTTATAAAGTCTTCAAGAAACTCTTCTTCTTCAGCAACCGCTTCTTCGGTCGCTTCCGTATCGGACGGATCAAGCTCATCGCCAGAGTTCATGCCGGTTCGTTCTTCAGAGGCTTCTTCCTTTTCTGGCTCATTGCCCGGCTGTTCTGTGTCAGGTTCATTTCCCTGCTCGGAATTTTCTTCTGCAGTTTTTTGAGGAATATCCTCTTTCTCCTCACTATCTTCTTGATTATTTTGTTGATTCTCATTCGGGAAAGAAGAGGAGGATTGCGAAAATTCTTTTGTAGTAAACGTGGCTTGTATGATTTCTGCAATTTCTAATGCTGCGTCTAACCGGTCCTTACATTTGGGTAATTCTCTGGCCTTAATGGCCAACTCCATGACTTTTTGGAATACATCCAATTCTTCTTCGCTCAAATATAATGCAGGATCACCTTTTGAGGTTCCTAACATTACTTGATTTGCAAAGAAGTTCATCACGACATTAATTTTTGCTTGATCATGGTCTGGTTGGCTTAGTTGGAACAATTCGTTTTTTCTCCATTGAACGAACCGTCCAAGGCCTGGCCATTTACAATAAGATAAGCCGTTCTCAATAGCAGCGTCTTCAATAATATTGAAAACGTGTTTTTGAAAAGCAGTCAGCTTATCTAGGAATGAAAAATCTGACCAAAACACATGTCCTAACTCATGAGCAACCTGCGCAAACATATGACGCAAGCCTGCTTTGAGTTGCATTTCTTCAGGAAGTTGTTCAATCCATTCATCATGGAATGTAACTGCTACAACCTTTCCATCAGTAAACGCAGTGGAATTACTAGAAATAATCGTTTTGATTTTGCCTTCGGACCAAATGTTAATGGCCCGTTGAAGCATTTCCAGTGTTTCAGAAGACTTGAAAAAAGCATCGTTTATCATAATAATCCTCCTTGTGAATTATAGTAGAGAAGGGGCTTACGCCCCTCTCTAAATAATTGCACGCTTAATTTTGATTATGTGCTCCATAATTTCTGAAGCAAATTGCTCGTCAGGTCTAGTAGCAAGAGCAGCTGCGTAGGGAATAATCGTGACTTTAGCAGCTTCCTCAATGTTTTTGGTAAGAGCAATTTCGTCTGCCCAATCCAAAAACTTTCTAGGCCCAACCAAGACTCCACGATCCTCATCTACCGCTTTTTTTCTGATGGATTCGTAGATCTCAAAGCATTTTTCAGTGAGTGAATCAGGGTCTGCTAATCCATTGATTTTTTCTCTAAACCGCTTGATAAGCACTTCCTTTGGCATTTCCTTAATATCGAAAAGCCGTTGAAAGCGATCCAAGAAGGCCTGATTCATTTCTTTAGTTCCTGAGAATTCCGGGTTTGCGGTTGCAATTACTTTGAATGTTTCAGGGAAAGCTAACACTTCACCATTTTCCAAAGTAATACTTCCTCCAACTGGCATTAGTGCTTCATGCAAAACACCTGCTACGCCGGCTTTAAGAAAGTTTACCTCTTCCATAATGAATACTGCCTTTGTTGCTTGAGCTTGTTTAATCGCTCTTACCAGGCTTCCCTCTTTCCAAGCAAAACCACCATTTTCTAAAGGCACGTAGCCGCCCATAAAATGGTCTGCCTGAATGCCTTCATACAAGTTATCTGTGAAAATTTCTTCTGGCAGATAACCTGCATCAACCGCTGCCACTTTAGCAGCTGTCGATTTTCCAGTACCCTGGGGCCCGAAAAGAAACATATTGCGAACATTAGCGAGCGATAACCAGCCAGTAATCCGTTTGATCACGCCGGTACGTTCCACTTTACTAAAAGGGGAAGTACCCACCGGGCTAACCATTGCGGCAGCAGCCGGCGCAGCCAAAGGCTCACAAATAGCTTCTTGGGGCTCTGGTTCTTCTTTGGTGGCAATTTGTGCTTCCATGGCAATCCCTTTAGTGGTAATAAACATAGAATCACTTACCACCTCAAGAATAGCTTCAAGACGGATTCGAACAAGATCGGCTGCCTTTAAAAAATTGGCAGCGTTTTTGGGTGTTTTAATCAATCTTGCCATTTCATCTTCATCTTGAACGGAATTTGCCATGATAAAACCTGCCAGTGGCCATACGCCCGGCATTGGTTCAAGGCTTTGTACTTGCCGGATTTTTTCACCAGCCATAAGCACTTTTACCTGAGCCGTACCACCTTCATCAATAATCAGTAGTCCTTCTGTAATAGGCTGCGCTTTTGCAGTTATTACAGCTTCCGCTACTTTCCCTCCTAACCAGGAGAGAGTCATCTCTGTTGACGAACTTTCTTTACTGTGTTGAGGAAATCGATCACCCGCATATAGACCGTTTCGTACCAACTCACCTTTTTTAAAGTTCATCACCAATTCCTTATTCATATAGAATCCTCCTTTGCCAAAACGGCATAATTTTGTTTTATGGTTTTATTATATGACTTGATTTAAGTACAACAAAAAGACCTACCAATTAAGGTAGGTCTTCTCCTATTTTATTAGTCTGTTTTTTGCTTCTATTATTGCATCTGTCTTTTTTACATATGCTCGTATCGCCTTATCCCGTTGTCGTATTTGCTCACTGTCATTCTCCGTTACCGCTTGTCCTGCTAATGCCGCAATATCTATTCTCGTTTTTAATAGGTCGATTAGCAAAGCCTGATAGTTAACCAATTTAGCCGGCGGCTGCCTTTTTTCAACAGTGCCTAGTATTTCTTTTGCTTTAATCGAATGTTCAGATGCCAGCGATATTACGAAAGAGTCCGACTCGTCTCCTTTTTTAGCACGCTGACTCGCTACGTTGTATTCCTGATCCATTCGTTGAATTTCTTCCATCTGTTTATCCGCAAATGAAATATAATCAAGTACCTCCCTCATTTCAAGGGATACCATACTTCCTCCATGATATTGAGTATTTACCATTCCTATACATAAAAATAACAAATACGTTGCTAAAATAATTCCTAATTTATTCATGATAAAACTCCTACCATAACTTGTAACCCAGTGATCGTTAATTCAACAATAAAATACTGGATAAAAAAACAACTTAATCCTAAAACAAGACCATTTTTAATTTTGATATTTTTGCAAAGAATTAGGTATAAAACAATAGAGGGCAATGTAAGTATTAAGCCATAGTATTCCGTAAAGAAAAATCGATTTATTGGAAACATGATTATGGCTCCCAAAACAATAATGCTTAATATTGTCGGGTAAAACATAGATGCTGCCATCAAAAAGATCCATTCTAACCTTCCCAGCAACCGTTCGCTGTGTTCTTCAAAAACTTTTTCCGTCATTTTTTGAATAGATGGCATTATCGCTGCAGTCAACCCACTGCTCAAAAGACCAATTACCAACGAGCCTGTTGTAACAAAAAACAAGGCTTTTAAGGACATAGTATGCTTTATATCCGAAGTGTAAATTGCCATTATAATTCCTTGTGTTATTAAGTATGCCATGATCCATGCTATTGCAAACAACAGGCTTCTTCTTCGAAAGATAACCATTGGAATTTCTGCAGCTTCTAACGCTATTTTTGCTATTCGTTCTACTGTCGACTTATCTTCTATTATCATTACGAATACCGCCTCCTTTTGCCTATATATAAAGTATACGGATTTTTCATAAAACAAAACCGCCTAGCTTAGAATAAATTCAAAGCTAGGCGGTTACAATGCTACCTTACATTGGGGCCTGAATGACAACCAAGGCTAGAGATAAGGTCATGCCTATGGTTCCAGCAATTACCGAGTATTTCCTATTTCTTTCATCATACGTTCTAATGAAAAGAACAATATAGTGGAAAAAAGTAAGCAGCAACGCTAATGATAAGTAATACATTACCTCGGTAACCACTCCCATGGAAAGAAAACTCCATACT
The sequence above is a segment of the Anaeromusa acidaminophila DSM 3853 genome. Coding sequences within it:
- a CDS encoding cobaltochelatase CobT-related protein; the encoded protein is MINDAFFKSSETLEMLQRAINIWSEGKIKTIISSNSTAFTDGKVVAVTFHDEWIEQLPEEMQLKAGLRHMFAQVAHELGHVFWSDFSFLDKLTAFQKHVFNIIEDAAIENGLSYCKWPGLGRFVQWRKNELFQLSQPDHDQAKINVVMNFFANQVMLGTSKGDPALYLSEEELDVFQKVMELAIKARELPKCKDRLDAALEIAEIIQATFTTKEFSQSSSSFPNENQQNNQEDSEEKEDIPQKTAEENSEQGNEPDTEQPGNEPEKEEASEERTGMNSGDELDPSDTEATEEAVAEEEEFLEDFIKKVEKEMKMRTESVPVSQAPTSWGIHQGIHCNLIEIKSRNITEYNRVVESKKGLIVSTSKDLKNSIRQQRDEWMNVNTGAKLNLKQVARGQRKELFAKALDFSDDLDVAVTLLLDMSGSMWGSRIQFAKEAAVVLAECFRRAEIPISIIGHSAPDGRSAINLVLYKSFRKNYLSDYANVARVSEDADGCNRDGCALRWVNDYISQNSPSEQNILVVLSDGSPNHLDAFGTRYNSTADVRYQSTALSKESNIQVIGVGLDDAGIESVKACYQQNLLVKDVGTLTRKLVNLMKNYFPAQ
- a CDS encoding AAA family ATPase — its product is MNKELVMNFKKGELVRNGLYAGDRFPQHSKESSSTEMTLSWLGGKVAEAVITAKAQPITEGLLIIDEGGTAQVKVLMAGEKIRQVQSLEPMPGVWPLAGFIMANSVQDEDEMARLIKTPKNAANFLKAADLVRIRLEAILEVVSDSMFITTKGIAMEAQIATKEEPEPQEAICEPLAAPAAAAMVSPVGTSPFSKVERTGVIKRITGWLSLANVRNMFLFGPQGTGKSTAAKVAAVDAGYLPEEIFTDNLYEGIQADHFMGGYVPLENGGFAWKEGSLVRAIKQAQATKAVFIMEEVNFLKAGVAGVLHEALMPVGGSITLENGEVLAFPETFKVIATANPEFSGTKEMNQAFLDRFQRLFDIKEMPKEVLIKRFREKINGLADPDSLTEKCFEIYESIRKKAVDEDRGVLVGPRKFLDWADEIALTKNIEEAAKVTIIPYAAALATRPDEQFASEIMEHIIKIKRAII